TTTCAAACTAAAGCCAAATCAAGaagaaaattgtcgacgattttgcATAGTCTGTCAACGATTTTGCATAGTCCATTAACGATTACATCAATGATTTCAAGTAGATGCTAATTAGGAAGAAAACCGTCGCTGGTTTGATGAAACCATCGACGTTTTTGtgatgaaaccatcaatggttttgtgCAACgctatttttgaaatttgaactaggaatatcaataggttggggatatGGAGCCAAATCATTTATAGATTGATACAGGGATATTTGGGGAGTTTTTTAATCCCTTTATACATGTAGGGTTAgcataaatacaatgttgtaaACCTGTTTTTTGATAGATGGTGAATTTCAGTCACCACTTGCTCCTGTGGGCATAGGCATTTTGGAGAACCACgttaaattcttgtgtctttgttGGTTTCGTTAATCTTTGAATGTTTACGTATAGTTTATCGTGATTTTTGCACTGCACGATCATTTCCACACGTTTCATTTACACAGATTCAAAGTTCACAAAGTTGTGTGAGCAGCATCACATTAGAAGACACTACGCAGTACACAAGATACCACAACAGAATGATGTGGTGGAAAGGATGAACAGAATAATAACTATAAAGAGTTTGGTATCTCAGGTTAAATGCAAAACTTGCAAAGAACTTATGGGCAGAGGTAATGAATATGATATGTTTCTTGATTAACATATTGTTGAcgtgataggtcacacccaattttgatcatgacaaatactcttggtactatggttatactaaggcttgcatgtaggttcaccttgcACGCGTCCTcaaactgaaagacatatcatgatggcgtgtggtgttcgtgctaataaatgaagaagttttgtattgtatttgtaattatttttcattttctgcattctgagatgtaatattattatggattgtacacccctatgacttgtaataatttgcatcatgcatgataggtaagTATGCTCAAACAAACCCTAGTTGGACCTTTGGTACCTACACTTAGTGCATAGAGTCCCTAACATCACTTTATTATATCTggggaattaaataaggcaaaattggaCCTTATATTGAAAATCTTGTGAGAGCTTAGGTGACTGAACCTGTGGCATTTAAaatgcctcgggcgaccaaaccctggaaaaagtcaaattgttgacttcttgtTTGGCAGACCGAACTAATTTGAACGTATCCTCCTCGGTCACCCGAACCCGTGTCAAAACACTTTTTACCAACCCAGGTGCCAgaaccttcacgttcaaaaaGACCTTGAGCGACTGAACTTgctagtttggttaaccgaactcagcttcgggcaccTGAATCGCGGACAAAAAGTTTCTgccttttgttcagccaaccgaccctgaCTTTGagcacccaaacctttaaaaattgattttctaattgagtctgttcaggcacccgaacctctgaccgggcacccgaaacttgcagattaaattaatttttactaaaaattaaaaggggtaaactgggttaatttttctaaacttgttttaaacttttctaattatccccattgagtccctaACGATCAAAAATtaccccttgcctatatatacatgttcatttgtaataattagAAAAGGGATTAGCAATTtaattaaggccaaaattctctcaaattcaaaaaatctctttttagcctatacgactcccaaacactccagaacttcattttccttAATCTATTAAGCGTtatgagtatttctaaagtgattGTACTTAATCTTCCTAGCTAGTACTCTCATTAGCTATATTGtctgattgattttatttgagagtatagcattAAGTTATTCCTCaaatttcatttgaaaaatcttgtgtgggaagttagaaggttgtggttcttgcattgtcattgcaagacacataagcctatatttttgtatgcaaaaattattttcaaattttgcattcaaacactccttgtgcttagtatattgagaacatcttgctaagtttgtttgaatcaatttgctagcatatttgaaaccttgatctgatattaagatattcaaatattgtgtttcaaatcttgcttaggtTTGCACTCTTGATCATtgattgattatctatacttgacagagtgtttagcacacattagagcactgagcatatttatatatcatacgtgcttgcattattgcttgaactatactggtgtacatatctgcttgtaaagaagcatatttccgtgtacaaaaatttcatatcatttgtcaTCTTCTAGGTGTGGATCTGAAGGGAAACTAGCCCTGTGGAATCGTCTTACATTGGCTTACACCCCGTTAGGAAAGCTCGGTGCACCaccctagtaaggcgtgttgattaggtgccgctccactcgtttaagtgagccgtagtggaataaTTGTATTGGtgtagctaaggcggggacgtggGCAATTTGGTCAAagctcgataacatattgtgtgtattgtttactttttcgcactttactacacgtgtatgtctaTTTactgattgcatagactgaccataggttgtgtactactgttATAAATTCGGTttacctaggcgataattttttaaatgcccaattcactccccctctttgGGTTGCACTAaagctaacatttggtatcagagcctcgtaacttaaaCTTAAgcatcatttagtaaaagatcatgatggcttgtgTTAGTGCACCCCTTTCATGTGAGAGAAGATTGATCACACACCCACCAatattctgtggtgataactatgctgtatagaaattcagaatgactgtgtttgtgaaagctttaaatttgaaattttgggatgtcattgatcagggtgatagtgtgcttgttaaatccattggttgtactagtgttcctaaatctgagtatgaTTGAATGATCACAATAAGAActtagtgcaggtaaattttgatgtcatgaataccttactacatgctttagattctaatattttatgtgaggttatggcgtgtagCAATGTTAAGGAGATccgggatgaacttgagaggataTATGGAGCACCTATGTAAAACAAGGtgatctctccatgtgactcaagctctattgatcttgaaggaggtaaccagtgctttAATTTGTTGCTTTAACTAATAATAAGGTTATCTCTATTCCTTTTGTTTTAGaagataaatttaaaaatgattcatgtgttaatttgaatgatgtgtttggttgtgaatcatatgatagtacttATGAtcaaagcatgccaacttatgaagaattgcaaattgaatatgttaggactcataagttacttgttaaatgtaataagaaatatgctgttttggaaaacaagtatgaagcatgcatgaaagaatgtgaatctaaagttcttgttgaaagagaaaatgacctaaaaattaaaagactgttaagcaagaatgaatcattagaaaaagaattgactgtcttgaaatctaaaatttcaaatgataataataaagaccATTTGATTGTAGAATTTGTACaaaaagcaaacaatatgactaaggAATTCATTAAACTTCAAGATGTTTGCAAGagtattaaaaatttgaaaataaaagagTTAGAAAAGAAACTTGTGAACTAGTctaagatcatttacaatttcatgtgaggcaaggacaactttgataagttgttagtATTACAGAAAATGGCCTTAGATAGGGAAGGTAGAGGTTATAACGGAATTAGAAATAGGAAGAAgaaaaacctatacatggggtactttgttaggGAGTCCAAAGATTATGCCAATACCTCTTTCGGTCCATACACCCATATGTATTGTGCACTATGTAAAAAGAGGGGGCATACCAAAATTGATTGTGcgtttaaaagaaagggtgttaaAATAAAACAAGTTTGAAGAGTGAAATTCGATCCCATCTCTTATTGATCCTTAGGTGTTCCCTTGCATCCATAAAGTAGGTTAGGAAGACTCCATAAAACCCTAGATTTTATATTTAAATCATAGGGGTCTTTCCATGTGGGCATTGGTCAAAGGAAAAATGTAAACCAAGTTTGGGCTACTGAACCCATTTGTGCTTTGGcacttcgagcgaccgaacttgtAAGTCTGACCAAGGCATTGACCATCACTTGGGCTACTGAACTTTCTCAGCTGAGCACTCTCTGTTCATAGTCTGATCTCTCTCTCAGCCTAtactcttatattgtgacaaccaagcggctcttcaTATTGCTCAGAATCCAGTTTTCCAcgaacgtacaaaacatatagaaatcgattgtcacaTTATTCATTAGAAGTTACGAACTGACCTATTTTTCACTAAGCACAATCCTACCCACAGTCAGCTTACCGATATctttaccaaagctttgggtcgtgACCATTTCCAAAATTTATCACGCAAATTGGGCATTACAGATtttcatgctccaacttgagggggattATTAAAGCAATATACCCTTTCCATATAGAAAAATATACACTTTCccatttttctctaattttaacAATTTTGAATAAACTGGTTAAGTCAGTTGGAATCACGGCATTCCTCCACCATTGTAGGatttatattaaagtttaatcTAGTTACTTtgagaatataaaatatatatatatacttttaggTATAATTTATTTGAACAGTTgaacatttgggaaaataatgttttgatatatatatatatatgtatatatatatatatatatatatatatggaaaagaaattgtgtggcagaaatacaattttcataattttaactgGCTGATATGAGTATAGAATGATGAAATTACTATTGATTTTTGAACTACTAGTTAGCTATGAGTACAGTTTATGGTGAATATTGAATGTTGTGAATGTTGACTGCTTCAGATTGCTACGTGATAAATAATGTGATTTGTGTGCATGGaatttttgtgtggttattcatgtgtatcacaatataatgttggcaggcctaaggagttcgttatattgcctagatgtaatgaCGATATACATTTGCAGGCcggaggagttcgtatattgtcattatatattggggtagagcattggcaggcctgaggaggttgttctactaatatactatgggtaggtcatAGGGGTTTGtactggtggttagtggtgccttTGTGGACCATGATGTGATACATATGATgattgtcctgtgtggaccatgtgatgatgatTGTCTTGTATGGGCTAGTCCTGTGTGAACCATGTGATGATGATTGTCATGTGTGGACCATGTCATGATGATTgttctgtgtggaccatgtgatgatgtttgtcctgtGTTGACCTTGTgttgatatttgttttgtatggATGAGAGTCCTACGTGGACAATATGTTTATGTGGAGTGTGATCTAATAagataaatgataataataattaacttatatgtatatatatatatatgacaaggtaaaactttctgctaagagcttgttgagaaaggcgagtgccctgatatttTCAGTTTGATGCCAAAGAatagggaaactacttgtatgagcgggtaatctttcctattcttggggaactttgtctatatacatagctcgagagcttactgagtaaggtaagtgccctgatactggtattagagtagagggaagctacttgcattggcaggtaatcttccatattcttggattttattattaaaaattaattattaaatgtgAGTATGGAACCAAAGATTAGAACTTGTGCATATTAAATGTGAGTATGAATTCAGAGATTTATGTTGAAATTAATGATGTGTTTTCTCAGCAGGAGTTGGTGATGATTGGCAAACGAtagtatattttgtaatatttaaacactctgccacacactgctatgatttttctttcttccttacttgagatgtgtctcaccctagtggatgatatgtttttcaggtccatcaTGGAGATCGTGACTTAGGGCTCTGgcagggtagtatttttggtaaatctGGGAAGTCATGTAAAAACAGTTTAtgtaagtttatattttttttaaataccggTATGTAATACAAACGAATGCGGCGAATGTTTATggggtatgtatatgtatataggttgactctggtatttgaaTTGAGATTATATGTTTTTATTCCGCTGCATCATTTTGgtgtatggtatcaaagcaagtgAATGTAACACTGTAACCTCCGAGCCTCACTTGACAGGTTTAGGGGCGTTACaactgtgaatttttttgaagcacgcacaaccttgtgcatattagcgtacttgcatttttaagcttttagcctTTCTTAGAAAGacttttagtgtattttggatcctttagttcgagttactaagttatttggtaagggcaacaagtttacatttgttttaaactaccattgataaaaaaattacatgtgtgtgcgtatttatacttctcattgttcttatctataATAAATTCTtctgtgtgctaaattaattaataaaacaaaatacattatatacttcattaatctattagacacataagatatacgaataatacaaatataaaatagttagaaaagaaagaaggttgaagttgagaaatatagaacataaatatcacattactagtattatcaaaataaaatattttcctaacaagttagtattttcaaattgttaattaatgaatCTATTgggagtatttaaagaaatagtaaattttgtatcattgtcatcctttttataatcttttccccctcttgccacttagtatattgagaatgatatatgaaagagagggaaaaagtaagaacaaaaagtgaaaaataaaataattttttgatgtaacagtcctgtagcggttacgtaacggccgtagcggcctttacgtaatggtCGCGGTCCATAACGACTGCTACGGCGGTAATTTTTTTTCCCACCGATTTTtcggtgtgtaacggtattggtaacccaaaaaaccattatgTAACGGTGTTACATAACAGTCACGacttttatttaaaaccatgtgaCTAGATGGGCCAATAAGCTTCCTCTATTCTTGTGGAGATACGAAATGAAGAGTAAGGCTATCATTAGAGAAGCACCTATTAACCTCACATTTGGCATGGAGGTCAATTCACATTGTtaaaaaatgatattttgaaattttttcaacACAACCGAGAAACAAGTGATGTTCCTACTGTTAAAAattttacttgtgagtttgtcccacattggaaaaagtgaataaatgatgggtacttatatacatggtggggcccaagatccaataggtttaagcttttggatcaagttggtgctcacccatgtgtatcaaacacaCCTATGGACTCTTCCGTTACTAAAACCTACTTCCTTGCAAACGTAAAGAAAGATCACCCATCACTTAATTAGTCGCACCAATATGTGTTGTCATGTCTTAATGATTAAGAAATATGACTTACAGAATGACTCATAAAATGAGTCTTTTAGTAGCACCAAGATGTGTTATCATGAATTATTGATTATTATTAAAAATTCGCGCATGTAAATAACATGCATTGATCCAAACTCAAATTAGGCCAATACTAATTTTGTTAATGGTTCGGTTCCTCCATTTGTTGATGACaattttgagataattttatcatttttcccCCTAAACTAATGccactcaaaaaatcaatttactCCTTATTTCACATGTTTTATGACTAAATCTAACAAAATTTTCTCTATGGTTCTTCAATATATATACGGAATGGAGAGTGGTTAATTACTAAGTTTGTGAATTAGATGTTGATATTaaattggttttttattttttattttttgaaggaCTTGTTGGTTTTCCAAAAGATAGTTAAATATGgattagataataataataataataatactaataataataataataataagatagtTAACTATCAATTACTAGAGAATATATGATATAGTTAGGAATGAAGAAGAGgacttgagattttttttttttatttagctatctattttatttctttgaaattaCTTGggatttattttgtaatttttatttctttaggGATTAAGAGCCATTTCTCTtcatttgtttcttatttagattaagatttagggtttaagccGAAATAATTAATAGATTTTATATTTGCGctgtgtagtcagatggtgtaaacctgagataggttgggttaagttgaatgtggatggaagtTGTAGAGGTAACCTAGGTGattgtggtggtggaggtgtGATAAAAGATGAAAAAAGATTATTTATAGTAGTTTTTTCCTCACTACTAGGTTATGAAACCAATAAGATGACTAAATTGAAAACAATTATTAGAGGGATTAATCTACGCAAAGATCTTGGGTTTCATCAAGTGGAAATTACCTATGACTCTGCTTTGTTAGGTTCAGTGGATTAATTCTGGAAAGTGTTCGACTTGGAACATATGGAAATTGTAGGGAAGAGCTTGTGTTAGCATTGAGAGACATACAATATAAAGTGGAACATCTGTATAGAGAGGTGAATCAAAGTGCGGATTTCTTTAACAAatagggtgaatctggtatatctcgatcatatagttgccaagatGATCCTCCATAGTAAGTCAGGAGAATGATTCGATTGAAGTTGTTGGGATTTCTTTCCTTGCGCTCGTGATGCTTTGTGCTGGTGTTTGTGAAAGCTGTAGTAGGATGGTTTATTTCTCGAGACCTTCCTAGAGTTTTGTTAattttccacttatagttgtctaattcttatttatttgtttggttgttggttattggtttattggtttttaTTAAAGCAATATACCCTTTCCATATAGAAAAATATACAATTTCCCATTTTTCaattctcttatgtatatatataccctgtAATATTCAAGAATTAGAAGTGATtattatttttctctaatttGAACATGGTATCTGAGAAAAGGTGGTTTTTAACCTAGATTTTAACCTAGGTTTTTCTTACCTTACCCCCACCGCCGCACACACCCAACAGGACCACACTCTGGCTGTCCCAACGTATCTTAGTCGCAGCTCATCGGCGTCTTCTTCGGTGGCGTCTTTCACGGATCGTCTCGCGGCTCGTCTCTCCGTCTGTCAATTCGTCGTCTTTAGCCGTCTCTGCCGCCACTGTTGGCCTCACGAGCAGCTCTCTCTCTCAACCTGCAATTCGCCGAGACCCTCTTTCTCAGCTGAGCACTCTCTGTTCATAGTTTGATCTCTCTctcagcctatgctcttatattgtgacaaccaagcggctcttcaTATTGCTCAGAATCCAATTTTCCAcgaacgtacaaaacatatagaaatcgattgtcacaTTATTCATTAGAAGTTACGAACTGACCTCTTTTTCACTAAGCACATTCCTACCCACAGTCAGCTTAcctgatatcttcaccaaagctttgggtcgtgaccatttccaaaatttatcacgcaagttgggcattacggattttcatgctccaacttgagggggattATTAAAGCAATATACCCTTTCCATATAGAAAAATATACACTTTCccatttttctctaattttaacAATTTTGAATAAACTGGATTAAGTCAGTTGGAACCACAgcattcctccaccataagtgagaggtTTTCCAATAAAAATAGGAGGTGCTGCCTTCTtttatcgaaaaaaaaaaaaatctgcgcTATCAAAGTGGCTGCATTAGTTCTCTTCATTTTTGCACAAACATTtctttttattcatattttactTTCATATGCCACAAGTAATAGAACAAGCATTCAACACTTCTCACAAACTGTAAATATATAACAAATAGTTTTCAAGCACTACTTCAGCAAAGGTGGTATGTACCATCCCCAGTCATGGAGCCTGTTGGCTTACTCAGTACGGTTTGAGACGAACAGTCTAGAACATGCAACAGATATTGCAAACCATATAATTATTCTCAAAACATGTCCAAGTTTAGAGCCTGAAATGCAGCAAGGCAGAGGTCCCATCAAGCCCTTTTGCAATGAAGTGGGCGCTGTACTCTCTCACTGTTATTTCCCTGTATTTAGGAGTATTCTCTTCTGACAACAATTCCTTGATGGGCCCATAAAGTCTTGGCGAAGATGGGAAAAAACCAGTGCTAAAAGAGCCAGCGACTGATACTCTTGGGCCTCTGCGGTTTACCAATACTCGATGCTCCACACTTTTGAACCTGTCGTTGGATATGAGCTGAAAATTTTGCCCAAACAGAAAACACAATAGTCAACAACCTTAATATTTTATTGGATGTAGaaacaattaaaacatttttttatctTTGTCCCCTTCACTGGGCTCACATTCTTTCTCCCAAATAAAAACGGCATCCCAACATTACCATTACAAACTTCAGTTTTAGAAGTCAAGTTCAGAGTTCAGAGTTCAGAGTTCAGACCTTAACTGAGGTGTATGGGACAGATGAGACCAATACGCCTCTAATGGACTCAAAACAATTTGAGGTCCTTTTTAAAATGCCTCtttttattttatacaaaaaaaaaaaaaaaaagttatattgTGATGCAAAGACTTGCCTGTAGAAGATCTCCAATGTTAATAACCAAGGCTCCAGGCATAGGTGGAACATCAACCCATTGATCCTTATGTAGAACTTGCAGGCCTCCTATCTGGTCTTGCAGAAGCACCGTGATGAAGTTACCGTCTGCGTGCTTGCTTGTGCCCAGTGTTAGTTCCGGTTGAGGACAAGGCGGATAATAATGACACGTCAAGCCAAGTCCCTCAGCACACTCCATGTCTTTCAGGTGGTTTGGACTTAGCCCGAGAGCCTCTGACAGTAGGCCGAACAATGAAAATCCCAACTTCATTGTTTGCTTGGAGTACTCCATGAGTATGTCCCTACAAGATAATCACAGAACTCTTCACTTGCCTATGTTTTACACAAGTCTTGGATTTAATTTTGTGTCAATTTAAACAAATTGTAATATAAAATTCagctaaatattttttttttctaaattcatacaaatttaaatttaaatttgaaaagttGTACCCCAAAACACAGCAAttgaatctatatatatatttgaaacgATGATGTCGTAAATTCTTCGACACTTAACTGATCCAACAGGATAACAGTTTGTCCATCTATCCTTTTTCacttaaataccaaagtattatCTTTAATTTGTGCACTTATTGTTTCACCTTCGAAATAAAATCATTCTACATTGTGGAAAAATTACATGTAGATCTCACATGCCTGGTTTTGCTCTTTAGGTTTTTACATTTGGTCAATTGGATAAAATAAAAAGGTATAAGAAGTTAAAGCCATGAAGAAATTGGATTTACTTCTTATTGGGTTAGACTTCACTTAGAATTTGGAAAATATGACAAAAAAATATAACTTCTCATACTTGGTACTTATGAAAAActgtgaaagaaaataaaatatataacaaatcaataaataaaaatttttaattttacaaatgagtaatatttaattttaaatttttttttcaaattataataaattaatgtttttatatttgaggtagagagaaaatatagaataaaatagatttattttttattttatttttatttttttccaaataaaattgTTAATCAAAATAGATGTGAAGGGAAAAAaccaaatggaaaaaaaaataggtAATCTTCACTCAAACTATGATTATATTAACTCTCTATTTGGGAGCATAGAATCTAAGTCATTAATTTATATTTgtgcatatttgaataaaattaaatacaaatttgtattgaatttcaaACCACCAAATCTATTCAATGTAAATTTAAATCCCAAAATTTATGCTCCCAAACATTACCTTAGATTACAAGATGTACTTTGAGGAATAGAAATGTATCTTTATAAAGACTTACTAGCCTAGAAAAGAATATGAACTAGcataataaaacaaataacatATAATGGCAAAAGAAAAGAATCTATTATCTTATTCAATGTTAGATAGAACAACACAAACTTTTACATGAGTAACTTTTTCTTAAATTATTGTATTTCTTAgtcatttttattaaattttcattaaattttttttctaagaaTTGACAACACATAAGTTAAAGGCAACTTAATTTCTTTGGACTTATTTTTCTTACACTTAATAGGTCTTTTAGGAAGAGTGCATATTTTTCTAATTAAGTTTTTCCTATACTAGGTACAAGAGAGCTAACAAATTAAAGAAGAGGCACTCACTACTATCTGTCCTACACTAATACATTATGCACAGTGCCAACATAAAGAGGGAATATTTTGTAAGATTCGatcaaatatttttccttttttaaaaaaaaaaaaaaaaaaaaagcaaaataagaagaaaacttattacttttatattttttttctatcctatccaaaataaaaatattcttttaatatgactaaagattaagaaaaactaaatattaatgactaaaataaaaattttatttataaatttttatattttgttgaagtatgtgactcatattgagtgaTACACATGTACAAAGAAAGCAGACCGAGGAAAAATAGGAAGTTGGTCTAAAGAAATATAGTCTACGGTTTGATGGTTACATCGACGGTTTCAAACCGAAGCCAAATCAAGaagaaaattgtcgacgattttgcATAGTCTGTCAACGACTTTGCATAGTCCATTAACGATTACATCAATGATTTCAAGTAGATGCTAATTAggaagaaaaccgtcgatggtttgatgAAACCATCGACATTTTTGtgatgaaaccatcaatggttttgtgCAACgctatttttgaaatttgaactaggaatatcaataggttggggatatGGAGCCAAATCATTTATAGATTGATACAGGGATATTTGGGGAGTTTTTTAATCCCTTTAtacgtgtagggttagcataaatATAATGTTGTAAACCTGTTTTTTGATAGATGGTGAATTTCAGTCACCACTTGCTCCTGTGGGCATAGGCATTTTGGAGA
This genomic stretch from Malania oleifera isolate guangnan ecotype guangnan chromosome 3, ASM2987363v1, whole genome shotgun sequence harbors:
- the LOC131151982 gene encoding 1-aminocyclopropane-1-carboxylate oxidase homolog 1-like, yielding MASSTGEVPTSAGFDYDRLSELKAFDESKTGVKGLVDAGIVEIPRIFIEPPENTMKPAENGDTQFIFPIIDLREIDGDPIRRKQAVDEVRKASETWGFFEVINHGVPASTLEEMLEGVRRFYDQDPEVKKKMYIRDKTRKVIHYSNFDLYSSRAANWRDSIFCLMAPDPPQPQELPHVLRDILMEYSKQTMKLGFSLFGLLSEALGLSPNHLKDMECAEGLGLTCHYYPPCPQPELTLGTSKHADGNFITVLLQDQIGGLQVLHKDQWVDVPPMPGALVINIGDLLQLISNDRFKSVEHRVLVNRRGPRVSVAGSFSTGFFPSSPRLYGPIKELLSEENTPKYREITVREYSAHFIAKGLDGTSALLHFRL